One Methanococcus aeolicus Nankai-3 DNA segment encodes these proteins:
- the bioB gene encoding biotin synthase BioB → MEEFTGIGYFYKKSIKNQLDKKDASLLWELPYYTLLYLANCVKKHNNSNNIDLCSIINAKSGLCSENCAFCSQSLHNSSKIKEYPLKPKEDILKQAKYIEKYSNRFSIVVSGKTVNDREYNEIIDAIKDIKKETNLKVCASLGLLDNSQLKELKDLDVRIHNNLETSKEYFDKICTTHTYDDKVKSITMAKKIGLEVCSGGIIGLGESLENRINLFYELKELDVEGIPINIYNPIKGTKTYELLNNNAIKQITPIEALKSIAICKLILPNKDVRLCGGREYNLRDWQSLSLLAIDGLMIGNYLTTNGRNIEDDIKMIVDGGFDGK, encoded by the coding sequence ATGGAAGAATTTACAGGTATAGGCTATTTTTACAAAAAATCCATTAAAAACCAGTTGGATAAAAAGGATGCTTCGTTATTATGGGAGCTCCCCTATTACACATTATTGTATCTTGCAAATTGTGTAAAAAAACACAATAATAGTAATAATATCGATTTATGTTCCATAATAAATGCCAAATCTGGATTATGTTCTGAAAATTGTGCTTTTTGTTCTCAATCATTACATAACAGCTCAAAAATAAAAGAATATCCTTTAAAACCAAAAGAAGATATTTTAAAACAGGCGAAATACATAGAAAAATATAGTAATAGATTTTCAATAGTTGTTAGTGGTAAAACAGTAAATGATAGAGAATATAATGAAATAATAGATGCTATAAAGGACATCAAAAAAGAAACCAATTTAAAAGTTTGTGCTTCTTTGGGATTATTGGATAATAGTCAATTAAAAGAATTAAAGGATTTAGATGTTAGAATACACAATAATTTAGAAACTTCAAAAGAATATTTTGATAAAATATGCACCACCCACACATATGATGACAAAGTAAAATCCATAACAATGGCAAAAAAAATAGGTTTGGAGGTCTGTAGTGGTGGCATAATTGGACTAGGGGAAAGCCTTGAAAATAGAATAAATTTATTTTATGAATTAAAAGAATTGGATGTTGAGGGAATACCCATAAATATATACAATCCAATTAAAGGAACTAAAACCTATGAATTATTAAATAACAATGCGATAAAACAAATTACTCCAATTGAAGCTTTAAAATCCATTGCCATATGTAAATTAATATTGCCTAATAAAGATGTTAGATTATGTGGTGGCAGAGAATACAATTTGAGAGATTGGCAAAGTTTATCATTATTGGCAATTGATGGGCTTATGATTGGCAACTATTTAACCACCAATGGTAGAAATATCGAAGACGATATAAAAATGATAGTTGACGGGGGATTTGATGGAAAATAA
- the larE gene encoding ATP-dependent sacrificial sulfur transferase LarE, with translation MENNILKNTIDDELKKKYNLLKEYFKDKTVIISYSGGADSLLVAKIASNAAKEHLAITIDNGFFTKQAIINSKIRAKKYNINHKIINIDYFNSEFNNKNNNIDINIENINNDLKNRCYYCKKDIALTIKGQLKKYDYDMIVDGTNYSDLFEDRPGIKAYKEQNIKSPLAELHITKKEVFKLLDYLDMELPKKDSCLATRILTPPITTDKLKTVEMAENYLVNLLNIKEYFRVRTYYDIAIVEITEKDYCKLNDIKNIKQINNEFKKLGFTKCCFELIEK, from the coding sequence ATGGAAAATAATATATTAAAAAATACAATAGATGATGAGTTAAAGAAAAAATACAATTTATTAAAAGAATATTTTAAAGATAAAACTGTAATTATATCATATTCGGGGGGAGCAGATAGTTTATTGGTGGCAAAAATAGCTTCCAACGCTGCAAAAGAGCACCTTGCCATAACCATTGACAATGGATTTTTTACAAAACAGGCAATAATTAATTCAAAAATAAGGGCAAAAAAATACAACATAAATCATAAAATCATTAATATTGACTATTTTAATAGTGAATTTAATAATAAAAATAATAATATTGACATTAACATTGAAAATATTAACAATGATTTAAAAAATAGATGCTATTATTGTAAAAAAGACATTGCATTAACTATTAAAGGACAATTAAAAAAATATGATTATGATATGATTGTAGATGGAACAAATTATTCTGATTTATTCGAGGATAGGCCAGGTATAAAGGCATACAAAGAACAAAATATAAAATCACCACTTGCGGAGCTCCACATTACAAAGAAAGAAGTATTTAAATTATTGGATTATTTAGATATGGAGCTCCCAAAAAAAGACAGCTGTTTAGCCACAAGAATATTAACTCCCCCAATTACTACTGATAAATTAAAAACTGTTGAAATGGCGGAGAACTATTTAGTAAATTTATTAAATATAAAAGAATATTTTAGAGTTAGGACATATTATGACATTGCAATTGTTGAAATAACGGAAAAAGACTATTGTAAGTTAAATGATATTAAAAATATTAAACAGATTAACAACGAATTTAAAAAATTAGGATTTACAAAATGCTGTTTTGAACTTATTGAAAAATAA
- the hisH gene encoding imidazole glycerol phosphate synthase subunit HisH gives MIAIIDYNAGNLRSIKKAVELYSNNIVITNDPETIFSADKIILPGVGNFGSVMQNLSIKNGEYSLKEVIGKAVENVPFLGICLGMQLLMEQSEECGDSKDGGLGIIKGDVLKFKGVEKIPHMGWNNVEQVKDIPLFEGIKNNEYFYFVHSYFVNPSNADVIAGVSDYGNKFACVLNKDNIYATQFHPEKSGNAGLKMIENFVELI, from the coding sequence GTGATTGCTATAATTGACTACAATGCAGGGAATTTAAGAAGCATAAAAAAGGCCGTTGAATTATATTCTAATAACATAGTAATTACCAACGACCCTGAAACCATTTTCAGTGCAGATAAAATAATACTACCAGGAGTTGGAAATTTCGGAAGTGTGATGCAAAATTTATCCATTAAGAATGGAGAATATTCTTTAAAAGAAGTGATAGGTAAAGCGGTAGAGAATGTTCCATTTTTAGGCATTTGTTTAGGTATGCAACTGTTAATGGAACAAAGTGAAGAATGTGGGGATTCAAAAGATGGAGGATTGGGAATTATAAAAGGAGATGTTTTAAAATTTAAAGGCGTAGAAAAAATCCCCCATATGGGCTGGAATAATGTCGAACAAGTTAAAGATATTCCCCTATTTGAGGGCATAAAAAATAATGAGTATTTTTATTTTGTTCATTCATATTTCGTAAATCCATCAAATGCCGATGTCATAGCAGGAGTTAGTGATTATGGCAATAAATTTGCCTGCGTATTAAATAAGGATAACATATATGCCACCCAGTTTCACCCTGAAAAAAGTGGTAATGCAGGATTAAAAATGATTGAGAATTTCGTTGAATTGATTTAA
- a CDS encoding TATA-box-binding protein, translating into MSSEIKIVNVVVSTKIGDDIDLEYVADVLDNSEYEPEQFPGLVCRLSDPKVALLIFRSGKLNCTGAKSKEDAVIAINKVMEYLREAGLDLIDTPEVKVQNMVATAELGMEPNLDDLSTLERTEYEPEQFPGLVYRMESPKVVLLVFGSGKVVITGLKNKEDAYIALEKIKNTVKELEEEYF; encoded by the coding sequence ATGAGCTCCGAAATAAAAATTGTAAATGTTGTAGTCTCCACAAAAATAGGGGACGATATCGACTTAGAATATGTTGCAGATGTTCTTGATAATTCAGAATATGAACCAGAGCAATTCCCTGGATTAGTTTGTAGATTAAGTGACCCAAAAGTTGCATTATTAATATTTAGAAGTGGTAAATTAAACTGCACTGGTGCAAAAAGCAAAGAAGATGCAGTAATTGCAATAAACAAAGTTATGGAATATTTAAGAGAAGCTGGATTAGATTTAATTGATACTCCCGAGGTAAAAGTTCAAAATATGGTGGCTACTGCGGAGCTCGGTATGGAACCTAATTTAGATGACTTATCTACTCTTGAAAGAACAGAATATGAACCAGAGCAATTCCCCGGATTAGTTTATAGAATGGAATCTCCAAAAGTTGTATTATTGGTATTTGGCAGTGGAAAAGTTGTTATAACGGGATTAAAAAATAAAGAAGATGCATACATTGCCCTTGAAAAAATAAAAAATACAGTGAAAGAACTTGAAGAAGAATATTTTTAA
- the rpl12p gene encoding 50S ribosomal protein P1 — translation MEYIYAALLLNSAGKEITEDAVSAILSAAGVEVVDARVKALVAALDGVDIEEAISKAAAAPVAVAAAPAAEEAKEEAKEEKKEEENSEAAAAGLGALFM, via the coding sequence ATGGAATATATATACGCTGCATTATTATTAAACTCAGCAGGTAAAGAAATTACAGAGGACGCTGTTAGTGCAATATTGTCCGCCGCAGGTGTGGAAGTAGTAGACGCAAGAGTTAAAGCATTAGTTGCTGCATTAGATGGAGTAGATATTGAAGAAGCTATATCAAAAGCTGCTGCTGCACCAGTTGCTGTTGCTGCTGCACCAGCTGCAGAAGAAGCTAAAGAAGAAGCTAAAGAAGAGAAAAAAGAAGAAGAAAACTCCGAAGCAGCTGCTGCTGGATTAGGAGCTCTCTTCATGTAA
- a CDS encoding 50S ribosomal protein L10, which translates to MIVAEEHKIAPWKIEEVNNLKKLLKEGQVIALVDMMEVPAVQLQEIRDNIRDLMTLRMSRNTLIKRAIEELAEESNDPKFAKLAECLERGAAIVITDMNPFKLYKTLEDGKAPAPIKAGAIAPSDIVVEAGSTGMPPGPFLGELKGAGLPAVIDKGKIAIKDDTVIVKEGEVVSPKVAVVLSALGIKPTKVGLDLLAAYEDGIVYTSDVLKIDEEEFVQNIQSAFTSAFNLSVNAAIPTTETIETILQKAFTEAKAVSIESAFITDKTVDDILGKAYAQMLSVASEAGEEALDDDLKERVSSTASAVEAKEEEAPKEEKEEEKEEEEEAPAAGLGMLF; encoded by the coding sequence ATGATAGTTGCAGAAGAACATAAAATAGCCCCTTGGAAAATTGAAGAAGTAAATAATTTGAAAAAATTATTGAAAGAAGGACAGGTCATTGCATTAGTAGATATGATGGAAGTTCCTGCTGTGCAACTTCAAGAAATCAGAGATAATATTAGGGATTTAATGACATTAAGAATGTCAAGAAATACCTTAATTAAAAGAGCTATTGAAGAACTCGCAGAGGAATCCAATGACCCCAAATTTGCTAAGTTGGCAGAATGCCTTGAAAGAGGAGCTGCAATAGTAATTACAGACATGAACCCATTCAAATTATACAAAACATTGGAAGATGGTAAAGCTCCTGCTCCTATAAAAGCCGGTGCTATCGCCCCTAGTGATATAGTAGTTGAAGCAGGTTCAACAGGAATGCCACCAGGACCATTTTTAGGAGAATTAAAAGGTGCTGGCCTTCCTGCTGTAATTGATAAAGGTAAAATCGCAATAAAAGATGATACCGTTATCGTTAAAGAAGGAGAAGTAGTATCTCCAAAAGTTGCCGTAGTGCTTTCAGCATTAGGTATTAAACCAACAAAAGTAGGTTTAGACTTATTGGCAGCTTATGAAGATGGTATAGTATATACATCTGATGTATTGAAAATAGATGAAGAAGAGTTTGTTCAAAATATACAATCTGCCTTCACAAGTGCATTTAATTTGTCAGTTAATGCTGCAATACCTACAACTGAAACAATTGAAACAATATTGCAAAAAGCATTTACAGAAGCAAAAGCTGTATCTATCGAAAGTGCGTTCATTACGGACAAAACTGTTGATGACATACTTGGAAAAGCTTATGCTCAAATGTTATCTGTTGCATCAGAAGCTGGTGAAGAAGCACTTGACGATGATTTAAAAGAAAGAGTATCTTCGACTGCATCTGCTGTGGAAGCTAAGGAAGAAGAAGCTCCAAAAGAAGAGAAAGAAGAAGAGAAAGAAGAAGAAGAAGAAGCACCAGCCGCTGGATTGGGAATGCTATTCTAA
- a CDS encoding 50S ribosomal protein L1, producing the protein MDRETILNAVKEARKNAKPRNFNQSVDLIVNLKELDFSRPENRIKQNVILPHGRGKESKIAVIAKGDLAAQADEMGLTVIRQEELEELGKNKKNAKKLANENDFFIAQADMMPLVGKTLGPVLGPRGKMPQPVPANANLKPLVERFKKTVSINTRDKPSFKVLAGTEKLNDEELAENIDAILSTVARQYEKGLYHVKNAYTKLTMGPSVPIKE; encoded by the coding sequence ATGGACAGAGAAACAATATTGAATGCAGTGAAGGAGGCTCGTAAAAATGCTAAGCCGCGAAACTTCAACCAGTCCGTGGATTTAATTGTAAATTTGAAGGAGCTTGATTTTTCAAGACCTGAAAATAGAATTAAACAAAATGTTATTTTACCACACGGACGAGGTAAGGAATCCAAAATTGCAGTAATTGCAAAAGGGGATTTAGCAGCTCAGGCAGATGAAATGGGCCTCACTGTAATAAGACAGGAAGAATTAGAAGAATTAGGAAAAAATAAGAAAAACGCTAAAAAGCTAGCAAATGAAAATGATTTTTTCATTGCTCAGGCAGACATGATGCCCCTCGTTGGTAAAACCTTAGGTCCTGTATTGGGTCCAAGAGGTAAAATGCCACAACCGGTGCCTGCAAATGCAAACTTAAAACCACTTGTTGAAAGATTTAAGAAAACAGTTAGCATAAATACAAGAGACAAGCCATCATTTAAAGTATTGGCAGGAACTGAAAAATTAAATGATGAAGAGCTTGCTGAAAATATTGATGCAATATTAAGCACTGTTGCTAGGCAATACGAAAAGGGGCTTTACCATGTTAAAAATGCTTATACAAAACTAACAATGGGACCATCAGTTCCTATAAAAGAGTAG
- a CDS encoding DNA-directed RNA polymerase subunit L: MNYIKILNKTENYIEVELIHDDHSLSNLLKDMLLDKKDKVVMASYALEHPVLDPETDLHISNPILILKTTEGVNAEEVLKEALKEIIDLCNNVMN; the protein is encoded by the coding sequence ATGAATTATATAAAAATATTGAATAAAACAGAAAATTACATTGAAGTAGAATTAATACATGATGACCATTCATTAAGCAATCTTTTAAAAGATATGTTGTTGGATAAAAAAGATAAGGTAGTTATGGCATCATATGCCTTAGAACATCCTGTTTTAGACCCTGAAACTGATTTGCATATTTCCAACCCAATATTGATATTAAAAACTACGGAAGGAGTTAATGCCGAAGAAGTATTAAAGGAAGCCTTAAAAGAAATTATAGATTTATGCAATAATGTGATGAATTAA